The Marinobacter subterrani genome has a segment encoding these proteins:
- the senA gene encoding selenoneine synthase SenA, with translation MTTMDQVDQARAELLAQLDWTRKRTEILVCSLPEAQLDVPWHPGVNPPLWEMGHAAFFYEVFVFNLLDGTPSYDPSMDDLWDSFHIDHRDRWNRDLFPGRAQTLEYFNTIYDRVAQRIESDPLTDQALYLYRYAIYHQNMHIESLIWCRQTVGYPAPPGTDFYRPAPGEQHDGDALIPAGEWLIGMPGESGDYAREDFAFDNEKPRFTVHLDQFAVSRCLVSNRQFIEFIEDGGYRRPELWSFGGRKWLQTESDVALVHGSNEPLLRLPRHPLYWRWHDEHWQERVFDGWRAPEPDAPVTHVTFWEAEAWCRWAGRRLPTEFEWEVAALGNRPGEPFRRFPWGNVAPDDWHADLNGRAMARNPVCDFPEGDSPFGCRQMTGTVWEWTSSQFFPYDGFKVDMYPFMSTLQFGDHRVTRGGSCATSSCLIRGTYRQAYLPQRSDVYTGFRTCALGT, from the coding sequence ATGACGACAATGGATCAAGTTGATCAGGCCAGGGCGGAGTTGCTGGCTCAACTGGACTGGACGCGCAAGCGCACGGAGATTCTGGTGTGCTCTCTGCCCGAGGCGCAACTGGATGTACCCTGGCATCCGGGCGTCAATCCTCCGCTCTGGGAAATGGGCCATGCTGCCTTCTTCTACGAGGTATTCGTTTTCAACCTCCTTGATGGTACGCCCAGTTATGACCCGTCCATGGACGATCTCTGGGACTCCTTCCATATTGATCATCGGGATCGCTGGAACCGGGATCTGTTTCCGGGGCGAGCGCAAACCCTCGAGTATTTCAATACCATCTATGATCGGGTGGCGCAGCGAATTGAATCGGATCCTCTGACCGACCAGGCGCTATACCTTTACCGCTACGCAATTTACCACCAGAACATGCATATCGAATCACTGATCTGGTGCCGGCAGACGGTGGGTTACCCGGCGCCTCCCGGGACGGATTTTTACCGCCCGGCGCCAGGCGAACAGCACGACGGCGATGCCCTGATTCCCGCAGGGGAGTGGCTGATCGGCATGCCCGGTGAGTCCGGGGATTATGCCCGGGAGGACTTTGCCTTCGACAATGAGAAACCCCGGTTTACCGTGCACCTGGATCAGTTTGCTGTTTCCAGGTGCCTGGTCAGCAATCGCCAGTTCATCGAGTTTATTGAGGATGGTGGCTATCGTCGGCCCGAGCTCTGGTCGTTCGGTGGGCGGAAGTGGCTGCAGACCGAATCCGATGTGGCTCTGGTGCATGGCAGTAACGAGCCATTGCTGCGCCTGCCACGCCATCCGCTTTACTGGCGCTGGCATGATGAGCATTGGCAGGAACGGGTGTTCGATGGCTGGCGGGCACCTGAGCCGGACGCCCCTGTCACCCACGTGACTTTCTGGGAGGCGGAGGCCTGGTGTCGCTGGGCGGGGCGTCGTCTGCCGACGGAATTTGAGTGGGAAGTCGCGGCGCTTGGTAACCGGCCGGGCGAGCCCTTCCGGCGTTTTCCATGGGGCAACGTGGCACCGGATGACTGGCATGCCGACCTGAATGGCCGTGCCATGGCCCGGAACCCGGTCTGCGATTTTCCTGAAGGTGACAGCCCCTTTGGTTGCCGCCAGATGACAGGCACTGTCTGGGAGTGGACCAGCAGCCAGTTTTTCCCCTACGACGGCTTCAAGGTGGATATGTACCCCTTCATGTCGACACTTCAGTTCGGCGACCACAGGGTCACCCGGGGCGGCAGTTGCGCCACCTCGTCATGCCTGATCCGGGGAACCTACCGCCAGGCCTATCTGCCCCAGCGGAGTGATGTCTACACCGGTTTCAGAACCTGCGCGCTCGGAACCTAG
- a CDS encoding alpha/beta fold hydrolase: MHRPIHVNLVFVLITALSMTACSRQAIYETAIGLERSSAGLEPATVEVGNLDIAYLRNQQAVDGDTIVMVHGFGANKDNWTRMAGYLTDDFNVYAIDLPGHGGSSKPLDIGYRLEDQAGYLARILEALSIGEAHIMGNSMGGAISALYAANHADRVKSLVLFDPAGILEYPSPLVDLVSDGNNPLIPKQPGDFERLMDFALEEEPFVPWPILSVMEDRAIANQKVNEVIFAAIRDAGFEADFRNAIARIKAPVLIIWGRQDRVINYRNGEVFAQAIPDARLEVMEGIGHGPMIEAPEASAELFLEFIGHER, encoded by the coding sequence ATGCACCGCCCGATACACGTGAACCTCGTGTTCGTTCTGATTACCGCGCTGTCGATGACGGCCTGCTCGCGCCAGGCCATCTACGAGACCGCCATCGGCCTTGAACGGTCATCAGCAGGCCTGGAACCCGCCACCGTGGAGGTTGGCAATCTCGATATCGCCTACCTCAGGAACCAGCAGGCCGTTGACGGCGACACCATCGTCATGGTCCATGGCTTCGGCGCCAACAAGGACAACTGGACCCGCATGGCCGGCTATCTGACCGACGACTTCAATGTCTATGCCATCGACCTGCCCGGTCATGGCGGCAGCAGCAAACCGCTGGATATCGGCTACCGCCTGGAAGACCAGGCCGGCTACCTGGCCCGGATTCTGGAAGCACTCTCCATTGGCGAGGCCCACATCATGGGCAACTCCATGGGTGGCGCAATTAGCGCACTCTATGCCGCCAATCATGCGGACAGGGTCAAATCCCTGGTACTGTTCGACCCTGCCGGCATTCTGGAATACCCGAGCCCGTTGGTGGACCTGGTCAGCGACGGCAACAACCCCCTGATACCAAAACAGCCCGGAGACTTTGAGCGGCTGATGGACTTCGCGCTGGAAGAAGAACCGTTCGTGCCCTGGCCCATTCTGAGCGTGATGGAAGATCGGGCCATCGCCAATCAGAAGGTGAACGAGGTGATCTTTGCCGCTATCCGCGATGCCGGTTTCGAGGCAGATTTCCGCAATGCCATCGCCCGCATCAAGGCACCGGTGCTGATTATCTGGGGCAGGCAAGACCGGGTAATCAACTACCGCAACGGTGAAGTCTTTGCCCAAGCGATCCCCGATGCCCGGCTGGAGGTCATGGAAGGCATTGGCCATGGCCCCATGATCGAGGCGCCGGAGGCCTCAGCGGAGCTGTTCCTGGAGTTTATCGGCCACGAGCGCTGA
- a CDS encoding cation:proton antiporter family protein, with the protein MPEAIWISFAFGLGLLVKTIGLPPLIGYLAAGFVLSGLSASTGIPIEATDALGHIAHLGVLLLLFTVGLKLKLRSIVSAEVIGGSLLHFAITCAIFTPGIYLLMEVPWKTALMLAIALSFSSTVLAAKVLESKRELRAFHGRVAIGILIMQDLIALGAMSLAAGQIPSPWALVVFALPLLRPLLFRLLDASGHDELLALLGLLLALVLGGYGFESVGLSSELGALVFGAMLASHPRAQELSKSLWSVKEVFLVGFFLQIGIGGLPGTDALLFAMIAGLILPFKGILFFFLLLAFRLRARSGFLSSLALTNYSEFGLIVASIAVPEWLVPLAISVSFSFLFSAPLNRFSHTLYERFAQKLTRFESSKHHPDEQPLSLGDTRVLIMGMGRTGTAAYDWLSDEQPKLMGLDSDPAKASQHQKQGRNVVFADAEDASFWNGLHMPAVESVILAMGDIEGKLIAARMLRKLGFKGFIVAHTMFEDEARQIREAGADEAYLTMSETGVALASHLSEKAPAKPSLATGHSG; encoded by the coding sequence ATGCCTGAAGCGATATGGATTTCCTTTGCCTTTGGCCTTGGCCTGCTGGTCAAGACCATTGGACTCCCTCCCCTGATCGGCTATCTGGCCGCCGGATTTGTCCTTAGCGGGCTCTCGGCCTCGACCGGTATACCCATTGAGGCAACGGACGCGCTCGGCCATATTGCGCATCTGGGCGTATTACTTCTGCTGTTCACTGTCGGGCTAAAGCTCAAGCTTCGTTCTATCGTCAGCGCCGAAGTGATCGGCGGCAGCCTGCTGCACTTCGCAATAACCTGCGCCATCTTCACGCCCGGCATTTACCTGCTTATGGAGGTGCCCTGGAAGACCGCCCTGATGCTCGCGATCGCGCTCTCGTTCTCCTCCACAGTGCTGGCGGCCAAGGTACTGGAATCAAAACGGGAGCTGCGGGCGTTCCATGGCCGGGTCGCTATCGGCATTCTCATCATGCAGGATCTCATTGCCCTGGGCGCGATGAGCCTGGCCGCCGGACAGATACCCTCGCCCTGGGCACTGGTTGTGTTTGCGCTGCCGCTATTGCGTCCGCTGCTTTTCCGCTTGCTCGATGCCAGTGGTCACGATGAGCTGCTGGCGTTGCTCGGCCTTCTGCTGGCCCTGGTACTTGGTGGCTATGGCTTCGAATCGGTTGGCCTGAGCTCGGAACTCGGCGCGCTGGTGTTCGGCGCGATGCTGGCCAGCCACCCCCGCGCCCAGGAGCTGTCAAAGTCGCTGTGGAGTGTGAAGGAAGTCTTTCTGGTGGGCTTCTTCCTGCAGATTGGCATTGGCGGTCTGCCAGGCACCGACGCGCTGCTGTTTGCGATGATTGCCGGCCTGATCCTGCCCTTCAAGGGCATTCTGTTTTTCTTCCTGCTGCTGGCGTTCCGGTTACGGGCCCGCAGCGGTTTTCTGAGCTCGCTGGCCCTGACCAACTACAGCGAATTCGGCCTGATTGTCGCCAGCATTGCCGTGCCGGAGTGGCTGGTGCCGCTGGCGATTTCAGTGTCATTCTCGTTCCTGTTTTCCGCGCCCCTCAATCGGTTCTCGCACACGCTTTACGAGCGCTTCGCGCAGAAACTGACCCGCTTTGAGAGCAGCAAACATCACCCCGACGAGCAGCCACTGTCACTCGGAGATACCCGTGTGCTGATCATGGGCATGGGGCGCACCGGCACCGCCGCCTATGACTGGCTGAGCGACGAACAACCGAAACTGATGGGCCTGGATTCCGACCCGGCCAAAGCCAGCCAGCACCAGAAGCAAGGACGCAACGTGGTATTCGCCGACGCGGAGGACGCGTCCTTCTGGAACGGCCTGCACATGCCCGCCGTGGAATCGGTGATCCTGGCGATGGGCGATATCGAGGGTAAGCTCATTGCCGCCAGAATGCTGAGGAAACTGGGCTTCAAGGGTTTTATCGTTGCCCACACCATGTTTGAGGATGAGGCGAGACAGATCCGCGAAGCGGGCGCCGACGAGGCCTACCTGACCATGAGTGAAACCGGTGTTGCCCTGGCCAGCCACCTGAGCGAAAAGGCGCCCGCCAAACCGTCGCTGGCAACAGGCCACTCTGGCTGA